Genomic DNA from Pseudomonas helmanticensis:
CCCACGGCAGTTCATAGACGCACTCCAGCAAAGTGTTGATCGAGCGCGGGATGGCTGGAATCACGCACTGACAAATTATTGACAGGCAACGGCCAGGCAATCGCCAGCCGTGGATCGTTTACCGACAGACCGCCCTCATGCTCCGGCGCGTAATCGGCGCTGTGCAGGTAGAGCAATTCGGCGTCTTCGCTGAGGGTCTGGAAACCGTGGGCGAAGCCGGCCGGAATCAACAGGCTGCGACCGTCGCCGGCCTTGAGGTGCTCGGCGTGCCAATGCAGAAAGGTCGCGGAATCGGGGCGCAGATCCACCGCGACATCCCACACTTCACCGCGCAGGCAGGTGATCAGTTTGGCCTCCGGCGCATTGCCATTCTGATAATGCAAACCACGCACACTGCCCTTCTCGCGAGTGCAGGAATGGTTGATCTGACGGATATGGAATTCGCTGCCAAACGCACTCAGGCTGCCCTCGCAGAACAGCCGGGCGAAGTGCCCGCGCTGATCTTCGAAGCGCTTGTGCTGGACGCTGAACAACCCGGCGAGCGGCAACGCCTTCAGGGAAAACTCGCTCACAGCGCGCCTCGGTACAGGTTCAGTTGGCCGAGGGTGACGTTGCGCATGTCATCGCCGTTCTGCCACGCCAGGTGCCAGTCGAGGGTCTGCGTCAGGCATTGCTGCAAGGTCCAGCGCGGTTGCCAGCCAAGGACCTGACGCGCGCGGCTGCTGTCCAGGCGCAACAGGCCGGCCTCGTGCAGTTCGCTTTTTTCGATGCGTAAGCCGCGCGCTTGCGGCCAGCGGCTGGCGAGCAATTCGACCACTTCGCCGACGCTGCACATGTCCGTCTCGCCCGGGCCGAAGTTCCACGCCCCGGCGTACTCCGGGCCCTCTTCGTAGAGACCGGCGGCGAGTTGCAGGTAACCGGCCAGCGGCTCCAGCGCGTGCTGCCACGGGCGCACGGCTTGCGGGTAACGCAGGGTCACCGGCTCGTCTGCGGTCCAGGCTTTCAGCACATCGGGGATCAGGCGCTCAGGGGCGAAATCGCCGCCGCCCAAGACGTTGCCAGCGCGCGCGGTGGCCAGCGCCAGACCGTGCTCGGCGTACTTGTCGGCCGGGAAGAACGACGCAGCATAAGATTGTGCAAGCAGTTCACAGCAAGCCTTGCTGCTGCTGTAAGGATCGTGGCCACCGAGGGCTTCGTCTTCACGGTACGGCCACAGCCATTCCTTGTTGGCGTAGACCTTGTCGGTGGTGACCAGCACGCAGGCACGCACGCAACCGACCTGACGAATCGCTTCGAGCAGGTTCAGCGTGCCCATGACGTTGCTGGAGTAAGTGCCCAGCGGATCGCGATAACCTTCGCGCACCAATGGTTGCGCGGCCAGGTGCAGAACGATTTCCGGCTCGGTGTCGGCGATGATTTCCAGCAGCGCGCCGAGATCACGCAGATCACCGCGTTGATCGTTGATGCCTTCGTGCACGCGCGCCAGTTCGAACAGGCTCGGCTCGGTCGACGGATCGAGGGAAAAGCCGCTGACTTGCGCGCCGAGGCTTTGCAGCCACAGGGTCAGCCAACTGCCTTTGAAACCGGTGTGACCGGTAACGAGAACGCGTTTACCGCGCCAGAAATCCGCACTCAAGCCCATTGCTTCCATGGGGCCTCCCCGCTCTGCCACAGCGCTTCGAGATGGTTTTTGTCACGCAGGGTGTCCATCGGATGCCAGAAGCCTTCGTGTTCGAAAGCTTTCAGTTGTTCATCTGCGGCCAAACGCGCCAACGGCTCGGCTTCCCAGGTGGTGGCGTCATCGGCGATGTACGGCAGCACTTTCGGCGAGAGCACGAAAAAGCCTCCGTTGATCCAGCCACCGTCACCGCGAGGTTTTTCGGTGAAGCCCAGCACTTGATCGCCCTGACGCTCAAGCGCGCCATACCGACCCGGTGGCTGCACGGCGGTGACGGTCGCCAGACGGCCGTGGGCTTTGTGGTAATCCACCAGTTGCGCGATGTTGATATCGGAAACGCCGTCGCCGTAGGTGAAGCAGAACGCCTCTTCATCCTTGAGGTAACGGCCGGCACGCAGCAGACGGCCACCGGTCATGGTTTCCTCACCGGTGTCGATAAGGGTGACGCTCCACGGCTCGCTGTAATTCTGATGCACATCCATGCGGTTTTCGCGCATGTTGAAAGTGACGTCGGAGGTGTGCAGGAAGTAGTTGGCGAAGAAATCCTTGATCGCGTAGCCCTTGTAGCCCAGGCAGATCACGAAGTCGTGAATTCCGTGGGCGGAATACTGCTTCATGATGTGCCAGAGAATTGGCTTGCCGCCGATCTCGATCATCGGCTTGGGCTTGAGGTGCGACTCTTCACTGATGCGCGTGCCGAGGCCACCCGCCAAAATTACTGCCTTCATCGTCTCCCCTCTCGCTCGTCACAGGGCTGCGCAAGGCTTTGTTGAGCTGTGCGAGCCTTCTGGCTAAACCTTTTGCCGCTGCGGGCGCTGCTGAGCGCTCGTTTTATGGCGATTTGAGGGGTACTTGCAGGAAACGCGCCAGCTCGGCAAGCCCCGCGTCCGGGGCACAAAGGCCCATGAAAAAAGGGATGAATCCGTCAGCGGAATCATCCCTTTGATCAAGCTACAGCTGTGGTTTGAATGGATCAGCCAAACATGGCGAACGCATCACCACTGGTTGGCAGATCATAGACCTGGCCGTCGGCGGTCTGGATATGCTCGATGGTGTTGAAGCCCGCGTACCAGTCCGCCAGTTTCACGCCGTTGTCCGGCACACCACTGCCGGTGTCATTGGCACTGTGCAGATAGGCGTCGTTACCGATGCGGGTCACGCTCAACTGACCGGTATTGGCAATGGTGTTGAGGATCAGGGTGTCGTCCATGTCCAGCCCTTCATCCTGAATCGTCACCAGCCCGATGGTGTTCACCACGTAGGTGTCATTGCCGTAACCACCATAAGCACTGACGCCGGAGAGTGCCTGGCTGGAGAAATTGATGATCAACTGGTCATCGCCCTGCCCGCCAAAGGCAACCCCGCTTCCCAGCGTGATCGTGTCATTGCCGTCATCGCCACTGGCCCAAGTGAACAGGTCGTTGCTGGCAGCGACGATGACATCATTGCCCGCGCCGCCTGAAAGCGTATCCGACTGCCCTGCAGCATCCTGCCCGGACGCCAGACCGCCGTAGAGGTGGTCATTGCCATCGCCGCCCTGAATCTGGTCGTCGCCCGCACTGCCCTCCAGAATGTTGTCGTCCGAATTGCCTTCAAGGGAGTCATTGAACTGACTGCCGCGCAGGCCTTCGATATCAATGTAAACGTCATAAAGAGCAATGCCGCTCTGCGGGCCCCAGTTGAGGGAGGCGCTCAAACCTTCAGTGCTGTCGCCGTAACTGACGATGTCGATACCGGCTCCACCTTCGAAGCGATCGCCACCCGCACCACCGTACAACACATCATTGCCGGCGCCAGAGACGATGGTGTTGCTCTCGTCATTGCCGTAGCCGGTAAAGTCGGCAGTCCCGGTATACGTCAGGTTTTCAATGAACGGATCAAGGTGCATCGCAGACAGATTGGTGTACAGATGATCGGTTCCGCCTCGAAAATCACCCTCCTCTTCAATAGTCACTCCGGCGCTATTGATGATGTAGATATCGTCCCCGTCACCACCCGCGACAGTCACGCCAGCGACATTGACGGTGTAGTGGTCAGCACCCGATGTACCGATGACTTTTTCCACGTTTCGCAGTGTGTCGCCCTCTGCGTTGACGCCATCACCGCCGATCAGCAGGTTGACGGAATCAAAGGCGGATCGATAATTGACGGTGTCGTAACCAGCGGCACCATCAACGATCATCGAGCCTTGATGACGATAAATCACGTCATCGAAATTCGAACCCTGAATCGCTTCAATGCCAGTGAAAGTGTCGCCATAAGCGATGGTCAGACCGTCGAAGTTGCTGAAGTCCTCGACCCGTACACCCTCAAGGCTATCGCTGTAGCTGACCGTGTCGAAGCCATCGCCACCGACAAAGTGATCGGCGCCCGCGCCGCCCCACAACCAGTCATTACCGGCGCCGCCAATGATTTCGTTGTCACTGGCATTGCCGTAACCGCTGAAATCGCCGGTACCGGTGAACGTCAGCTTCTCGATAAACGGGTCCATCTTGATGGTATTGAGGCTGGTGCGCAGCTCATCGTAGCCAAGATGATCCTCCTCGGTGATCGTCACGCCCTCGCCGTCGACAATGTAAACATCATCACCGACGCTGCCCTCCAGCGTCACACCCGCCACCGAACTGGTGAACGTATCGTTGTGAAAGCTACCGAATACTTTCTCCACTCCAATCAGGGTATCGCTCTTGCCATCGGGGCCGGTGACCGTAGCCACACCGCCGCCAAACTCGACATTGATCCCCGAGGACATTGCGTAGTAGCTCGCCGCGTCAAAACCTTCACCGCCATCCAGTACGTCTGATCCCGCGCTGCCCAGCAGTAAATCATCCGACTCCAGTCCATAGAGTTGGTCATTATCGTCGGTGCCCAACAGGACATCCGCTTCACTCGTTCCATTTAAGACAGCCATTTGCGTCTTCCTTGTGTTGTTGAAACCGGATCTTCCATGGGTGCGATGCAAACCGAGGCAGCACGGCCGCCCCGTCTATACACCCGCAGGCAAACAAACGAATAACGGGGTATCGACTGAAGAAATCCAAAGCTTGAGGCTGGCGGGAGAAATCTCTGCTGATCGATGTAAGTACGTATTTCAAGGTACAAAAAAAGGCGACCCGAAAAGGTCGCCTTTTTTGATACGTCGCAAGCCGATCAGTCGGCCAGCCAGCCGTATTCCCAGTAGCGCAGGTTATCGCCGCGCAGCACGTAATCGCGCAGCACCACCTCCCGCAAATCATCCCCCATGCGATAGCTGGCATCCGGGTCAGACAGGTGCATGCGAATTGCCTGCAACCATTCATCCGTGGTGTTGGTCTTGACGCGAGTGCACGGCAGGTAGCCGCGATACGCTTCGGTGTCGGTACAAACCACCGGATAACCACAAGCACCGTACTCAAGCAGGCGCAGGTTGCTCTTGCAGTCGTTGAATATGTGGAACTCAAGCGGTGCCAGCGCCAGGTCAAGGTTGAGGCTTGCCAGTTTCGCCGGATACACGTCGAGCGGGATCACCCCATGGAACTCGTGCATGTATGGCCGCAGATCATCCGGGCACATGCCAAAAAATACCCAGTCGACCTCATTGGCCAGTTCGCGGACGACATCCGCGATTACCGCCAGGTCACCGTGATGACTGGTGCCTCCACCCCAGCCAACTCGCGGCTTTTTCGAGGTACGACGCTGACTGCGCAAGTTGCTCCACAAATCTTTGGCCAACATGTTCGGCACGACACGAATGTCGTGATGCATGTCCGACAGGACGTTGGCCAGCGGCTGAGTGGATACGACCACGCGATCACACAGCCCGATTGCGCGACGCACCATGCGCTCCATGTCCTGCTTGCTCGGCATGTTGCGGATGTGCGCATTGCGATGCGGGACGTCGATGACATAGTCATCGAGTTCGTAGATCCGCCGCGCACTGAAGTATTTTTTCAGCGGTGGAATTTCATCGATGGCGAGTTCCGAATAACGGCCTTGCAGAACAATCACATCGGGGGACTGGCGCTCGATATCAATGATCGATGGCAAACCGTAGCAAATGCGCCCTTCAATTCTGTTTGCCGCCTCCAACTCGATCATCGGCTGGCTCATGCGGTAATGACCAATGGCCGATGCATTGATTGGCACGACCAGTACATTGGGCAGCCGCGCCTTGGAAAATGGACTCCAACCGGTACGCAGACCCGGCTCAATACTGAAGCAGGTTGCACCAACACCCTGTAATGCCAGGTTGACGTTATAGGCTGGATCACGCGCTATAAGTGGCAGCCAGCGCTGGTAAAACGTGTCCAGCTCCTCGACGTGCACTTGCTCTTCTTCCTGCGTCGCCGCCGAGCCAGGCCGCGCCCCTACTGCAAGCGTGGCATAGGGATTCCATACCACCAAATAACCTTCCTGGCCGACTCGCAGACATAGATCCGCGATATTGAGCGATTGTTTCAGGTGCTGCTCGTCGAGTTTCCCGACAGCCTCGAAGACCGTCTTGCGGACCATCAGGCAGTCACCGCCCACTGCGCTCAGATCATGTACCGCCTGCAGGCGGAACATGTAGCCGTCAGACTGCATCGGCTGACCATAAAATGGCAGTCCCACCGGCCCTTGCAACCCAAGAATCAGACCGGCGTGCAGCACACATCCATCCGGGTTGAACAACCTCGCACCCACCACTCCGACCTCAGGGCGCTGCGCATGATTGAGCAGTTCGTCCAGCCAGTCCGCCCGGGTGATCACCGCAAAAGTATTAAGCATCACCACATATTCGCCGCGTGCGTGGCCTACCGCAAAATTGTACAAGGCCGCCGCATTACCCTTTTGCGGGAAGCTCAAAACGCGAATCCGGTCGCCGCCCAACTGCGCCATGCCATCCAGCCATGCCAACGCTTCAGCGCTTTCACTGCCATTGTCGACCAACACCAATTCATATTCGGTGTAAGCCGTCTTCTCCAACAGGGTTTCGACACAGCGCTGCAAGGCGGCGGTCTGATCCCGGGCAGTAATAATGACCGAGACCAGCGGCCGCCGGGCATGATGATAGTCGACACGATTGAGCAGCTCAGTGCTACCGCGACGAATCTCGTGGGCAACGCCCAGACGCTGCAAATGCGCTTCGAGCACGCGTGGGTTTTGCTCCACCACGCCGGGTTCGGCCAGCCACGCGGACAGATCGAATTTCGATTCCAGCAACACTTCGGCGATATGACCGATGACCTGTATGCCCTCGCTCTCGACCATGCGCAACAACACATCATGGGGGGCCAGTTCGGCGAACGCAGGATCAAACCCGCCGAGCGCCAGAAACTGCTCGCGCTTGAACGCCAAGGCACGTCCGACATAAGGATAACTGCGCATCAGATCCAGATTGAAATCCGGCTTGAATGCAGGCTCTACCGATTCGCCGCCACGCAGGCTGCCTTCATCGCTGTACAGACACGTCAGCGATGAGAAACGGGCAATTCGCTCGGCCATGACCAACAATGACGGCACTACCGGGCGATCGCCGGCCTGCAACAAGTAGAACCAGTCCGCGCCCTCCAACTGCGGCAACAGTGCGTTGATCTGCTCCAGACCGTCATCCTGCAACGGCATGCGGAACACTCGTCCATCCAGTTGCGCCTCAGTACAGGAAGCGGACAACACCAGAATCAGCTCAGGCAAATAATCCTGGGCAGCCAGCGCTTCCAGCGTGCGTTCGAGACCATCCTGTCTGCCCAACCCATCAATGATGATCGGTACGATTCGGGGTTGGTGCGACCAACCGGCAAGGGTTTCCGGCAGCAACTTGCGCTGCCCTTCAGTGAGCACCCGACACTCCAGCCATTGCGCATAAAGTTCAGCAAAACTGAAGCTGTCGACACCGACCGCCCATTCCTGACGGCTTTGCTTGGAACCCAGAGTTCGGCTCAGGGGAAGCTCTTCCCAAACCCTCGGCGATTCATCAGCCTTGGTCAAGGGAATGTAGCGAACCCATCCCTGTGCAGGCGCGGACTCACCGCTTCGAACCTTGAGCATTTGCGAGATCCACTCTCGCTCGACCTCAACCGCATCCTTCATGCGCTGTTGCGCGCTCAGTCGCTCTGGATAGAGTCGCTCGGCGCTCAGCACATTGTTGGACACCGCCAGATTGCCGCGCCGTAACAGACAGACATACAGGGCAAAATCCAGGGTCGCCACGAAGCAGCAACCCTCTTCAGTCAATGCCGGCAGCAACTCGACGATATCGGCACGCCGGAACAAGGCGTTGCTGAATCCGCCGAGAACGTTGACCGGGAATTTTTCAAATATACCCAGCAGATCGTCACCCTTGAGCAAGCCGCTGTAAGGTGACAAAGAGGTGTTTTCCAGACGCCCGGGCAAGATGATGTCGTTGGCATCCCAGAGCAGTCGCTGGGCCGTCACCAGACTGACCTCCTCGCGCAACATTTCATGGGCCTGCTGCTCGATGCAATTTGAATAGAGCAGGTCATCGTCACACAGAAACTTGATGAATTCGCCCTGCGCCTGACTCAGGCAGACCTTCAAATTGCCGACCATTCCCAGCGTCTGCGGGTTGCGCACATAGCGCACAACCACACCGGTCTGATCGACTACCGCGGCAACGATTTCCTCGATTGCGCTGCCGCGACTGTCATCGCACACAATGATTTCAAGATTGCCATAGCCTTGCCCGACGGCACTGCGCAGGGCCTTCTCGAAATATCGTGGATTGAAGGCAGGAATGACCAGACTGACAAGGGGAAGTGAATTCACGGCAGACTCGCAAGCGGCGGGAGCCCGCCCGGAACAGCGAGCCCTCTGGATACCGCAAAAAAAGACATTAGATACTCAAGAGCCAAAACAAACGGGCGCTTGCGCGCCCGGTTACCGTCAGATCTTGTTGAACAGGCCCAGCTGGCTGATCTTGCTGAATGCCAGTTGCGCCGCTTGCAGCATGGTTTGTTGCAGAGTCAGACGCGTCATGACTTCTGCCGGGTCCGAATCACGGATCGAGCCTTGAGTCGTGGTATTGGCGGTGCTCAGGCTCTGATTGGTGACGGTTTGCATATCCAGCGATTGACCGCGAGCACCGATTGAAGTGACAGCGGCGCCGACCTGATTGGAAGCGCTATCGATGTTACCTAGCCCCGCTTCCATGATGCCCTGGAATTTTTGCTTGGCGACGTCATTGCCATCGATCGGCGCATTCAACGCGGTCACCATCTGACCCAGCGTATCGAGGATATTCTGCGTCTGATGGTTGTTCGACTGGATCGAAAACTGATCACCGGCTGCAGGAGTGTTGCCCAATGCAAAGGTCACGCCCGCAGCGGTTGCGTTACCGCCAGCGACAGTGCCCGAGGACACTGGCTTGCTGTCAGCAGTGACAGGCGCCGCATACAAATCAAAAGCAGTGGCACTGGTGAACTTGAGGACTGCACCGCCCTGCGGGAAGGCGTTGCTGTAAGCCACAGGATCAGTGATGTTCGAACCGGTGATAACGGCGGTCGACGGGTTGCCCGGGCTACGTGCGGTAGTGAACGAGTCAGGCGTGGCCGACAATTGGAAGCTGTGCCCGGCGATCACGGCGTCGGGGTTGGTGTCACCCGCCTTGAGGTTGATGTTCAACTTCATGTCGACACCACGGAAGCTGACCGTCTGGTTGGCACCGCTGCTGTTGCTGATCAAACCATTCTGGGTTGCTTCAGCCGTAACATCATTACCCAGCGCATCGGTGATTTTCAGCTGCGTACTGCTGAGGAAGCTGACGGTGTAAGGCTCGCCGCCGGCAAATTTGGCGTTGTAGGTGGCAGCCGTTCCGACCGTACCGTTGGACAGCACGACACGACCGTCGTCAACCGGTGGAGAGGTCATGGTGGTGTTGGTGCGAGCGGTGTTGATGGTCTGCTGGAACGCGTCCCAGCCGGTAGTGTTGGTACCGACCGACATACCGTCGCCAATGCCCAGATTGATGGTGGTCTGGTCACCGTTGTAACTGTAAGTGCCGTCGTTGTTTTGCGAGTACGGCGCGGTATCGGTTTTCGAACCGGAAAACAGGTAGTTGCCGTCGGCATCCTTGGAGTTCATCAGGCCCAGGACTTGTTGCTGGATCTGCGACAGTTGCGCAGCGTAAGCCTGGCGGTCCTTGTCGGTAAGGTTGCCGTTGTTGGCGGCCAGGGAGATTTCCTTGGCACTCTGCAACGCCGTGGTGATGGAGTCCAGCGTGGTTTCCTGCACCGTCAGCGCACTCTTGGTGCTGCTGATGTTGGTGCTGTACTGATCCAGCATCGCGGCCTGCTGACCCAGTTGCAGCAAACGGCCGGCGCCGACCGGATCGTCGGAAGCGGTGTTGATGCGCGTCAGGCTGCTCGCCTCACTGGCGGTGGCAACGGCCTTGTTGAAGTTACGCTGATAGTCCGAAGCTTGCGTTCCGTAATACTGGGCGGTGGAAATGCGCATGAATTACGACTCCTTAAAGGCTGTTGATCAGCGTGGCGAAAGTTTCCTGCGCAGCTTTGATGATCTGCGAAGACGCTGTGTAGTACTGCTGGTATTTGACCAGGTTGCCGGTCTCTTCATCCAGGTTGACCCCGGACAACGAATCGCGGGCACCTTTGGCGTTATCGAGAATCGCCGAGGTCGCAGCGCTGTCGGACTTGCCTTGGGCGGTCTTGGTGCCGACGTTGGTGACCAGCTTGTTGTAGGCGTCAGTCAGGCTGATGCCCTTGCTCGCCGAACCGGTGTCGACGGTCTGCTTGGTTTGCAGGCCGACCAGCGCCTGCGCGTTGCGGTTGTCCGAAGACGCCGCACCGGTGAGGTTCATGGTGAAGGTTTCGCCGGACTTCGGCGTGCCGCCGACCGTGGTCTGCACGGTGAAGGTCTTCTGCACGTTCGGCGTGACGGTCGTGTCCATCACCGGGTTGCCGCTGGCATCGACGATGCCGACTTTGAGGTTCAGCGTGTTCGCCTGACCGGGAACGATGGTGCCGCTGCCGATGGTCGCGCCCTTGGCATCCACCAGGTTGTAAGACTGGCTACCGCCACTGGCCGCACCGAACACCAGTTTGACTGGCGTCGAATTCTTCAGCGCCGCCTGCATGTCTGCCTGGGCGGTCGGGTTGTAGATATTGATGCTGTCGCTGAGTGTCGGCTGAGTGTAAGTCCCCAGGCCGGCAGCGCTGGCCACACCGGTCAAGGGACCGGCCGCAGCGATTTTCTTCGGGTCGCTGAGAACGGTCTGGATGCTCGCCGCCGCGTTGCGGGTCGGCGTCACCTTGAAGCTGTCACCGGCGCTCAACGCACCGCCATTGAGCGACAGAGTGAAGCCGTCGATCACCGGTGGCGGGTTGGTGGTGGTGCTGAACGCGCCCAGGTCGGTGCCGTCGGACCGCTTGACAGTGTAGTCGGTGGCGCTGGTGAACGTGACTTGATAATCACTGGTGGTCAGCTTGCCGGTGTCCTTGATGGTGACATCAAGGTTGCCCGAACCGGTGCTGTTGCCCGACGCCGCGATGCTGCGCTGGCTGACCAGTGCAGCACTGTTGATGTTGTTGAACAGCGCCGCGCCGAAGTCACCGTTCTTGTCGATGCCTTGCGCTTGCTGGCTGTTGATCTGATCAGCCACCACCAGTGCAACACGACCCAGCTCATTGAGCGAAGGGTCGAGGACTTCTTTGCGATACGTCAGCAGACCGCCCATTTCGCCACCGCTCATCACCGAAGTGATGTCGAGGGTGCTCGAACCGCGGTCCATCTGAATGCCCATGCGCGACGGATCGTCTTTGAGCGGCACGGTGCTCAGGGTGTTGGTGGTGTTGCCGATCACCAGCGGCTGACCGCTGCCGACGTAGATGTCGAAGCTGGTACCGCGCTCGACGACCTGCGCACCGGTCAGCTCGGACAGTTGGCGCACGGCTTCGTTACGGCTGTCGAGCAGATCGTTCGGCGCACCGCCACTGGTGGAAATCTCGCCGATCTTCTGGTTCAGCGTGGCAATCGAACTGGCCAGCTTGTTGACCTGGGCGGCCATGTCACCAAGACTGCCGTTGATGCTGGTGTTCTGGTCGTTGAGCTGCTTGGCGAGGGTGTTGAAGCGGTTGGTCAAAGCCTGCGCGCCGGTCAGCACCGATTGACGGGAAGTGTCATCGGTGGCCGAGGTCGAAACGCCCTGCATCGAGGTGAAGAATTTTTGCAGCACACCGGTCAGGCCGGTATTGGTATCGGACAGCATCGAGTCCAGCGGCGTGGCCTGTGCCAGATAGGCCGCCGACTCGCTGTCGAGCGAGGTCGCGGTGTGCAACTGGCTTTCCAGGTACGAGTTGTAGACCCGGCGCACGTCGGCCAGGGTCGTGCCCGTGCCGATGAAGACGTTACCGAACTGCTGCGAGGATTTGGTCCCCTGCACGGTTTGCTGACGCGAATAACCGGCGGTGTCGACGTTGGCAATGTTGTTGCCTGTCGTAGCCAAAGAGGACTGGCTGGCCGACAGTCCCGACATCCCGATATTGAGCAAACTCATGGTTCAGACCTTATACCTTGTGCCTTATAAAGGCGTGGTGGATACACCCGCCGCAGCGTAGTTTTGGAAACTGTTCATCTGCTTGGCTATCTGCGAAATCTTTGTCGCGTAGTTCGGGTCGGTGGCGTAACCGGCCTTCTGCAACTCGCGTACAAACTGTTCTGGGTTATCGGCAGACTTCACGACATCTTGATAGCGATTATTGGTCTGCAGCAAAGTCACCAGATCGTGGAAGCTGTCCTTGTAGGAAGCATAGGAACGGAACTCCGCCGTCTCCTTGACCATCTGCCCGTCGCGGAATTCGCTGGTGATCGCCCGGGCCGAATCGCCCTTCCAGTTGCTGCTCGCCTTGATGCCAAACAGGTTGTGGCTGCTGCTGCCATCCTGGGCGCGCATGACCGATTTGCCCCAACCGGTTTCCAGTGCCGCCTGTGCGACCAGATAACGCGGATCGACGCCGATACGGTCGGCGGCTTCCTTGGCCATCGGCAACATGGTGTTGACGAACTCGTCGGCGGAACTGAAGGCTTTCTTCGCCGGCGCCAACGGGATCTGCGCCATCGCACGGCCGTAAATCTGCATCTGCCCGCCGGTGGCTTTATCGCTTTCGGCACGGGCCAGCCAGTCGCCGTTGTACAACGGGCCTGCGCCAGTAGCGACGGCGGTGGTGGCGCGTGGCAGCACGGTATTCGATGCCGGCGTGGCATTCGTCGTGGCCGACGGCACCAGACCTGCGAGCAGACGATCAGCCAGTTTCGGCGGCAAGGCCAGACGACGCTTGTTGATCATCGCCATGTCATTGCTGTGCGAAATGCCTGCGGTGTTCGACACACGCCCGGAACGCGAAGCCCACAACGGACGCTCGCCATTGACCCGCGACAACGGACCGTTGGTGGCGGTGGTGCCAGCAGCAACCGGCGTGGCCACCGCAGCGACTTTGGCCCGAGCTTCTTCCTGCTTGGCGGCGGACGCGGCGGCAGCCTCACCCGGCGCCATCGGTTTGTTCTTCTGCATCTGGCGCAACAGCACGTCAGCCAGGCCGATACCACCGCCCTCGCGGGACATGGAAACGGCCAGTTGCTGATCGGACATTTCCTGATATTGCTTGGCCGCCGGGGTGTTGAGCGGATTGTCCTGACCCAGCGTTTCGGTGGCCGAACGCATCGATTTGAGCATTTCACCAATGAACAGCGACTCGAATTCCTGCGCCACCTTGCGCATGTTGCCGTCGCTGTTCTTGTCGCCGACTTTCAGCTTATTCAGGCGATTGAGGTCGGAGTACGA
This window encodes:
- the flgJ gene encoding flagellar assembly peptidoglycan hydrolase FlgJ — encoded protein: MDMRKGSLVSNADSGSYSDLNRLNKLKVGDKNSDGNMRKVAQEFESLFIGEMLKSMRSATETLGQDNPLNTPAAKQYQEMSDQQLAVSMSREGGGIGLADVLLRQMQKNKPMAPGEAAAASAAKQEEARAKVAAVATPVAAGTTATNGPLSRVNGERPLWASRSGRVSNTAGISHSNDMAMINKRRLALPPKLADRLLAGLVPSATTNATPASNTVLPRATTAVATGAGPLYNGDWLARAESDKATGGQMQIYGRAMAQIPLAPAKKAFSSADEFVNTMLPMAKEAADRIGVDPRYLVAQAALETGWGKSVMRAQDGSSSHNLFGIKASSNWKGDSARAITSEFRDGQMVKETAEFRSYASYKDSFHDLVTLLQTNNRYQDVVKSADNPEQFVRELQKAGYATDPNYATKISQIAKQMNSFQNYAAAGVSTTPL